From one Parambassis ranga chromosome 5, fParRan2.1, whole genome shotgun sequence genomic stretch:
- the h1m gene encoding linker histone H1M, which translates to MPPKKPAADSTDASAPSPSKAPVEETDEPKSGAAALRKMATHPSTAVMVQEALKELDSRKGVSSQAIQNYIKQKYPSVDLVRLKHLVRNALKKGIENGTLVRPANATVTTGAVGKFRLAPKVKESKPKNENADPNVPKAPKAAKEGAKKPKKTGATKKKKKKEEEDTADEETKSSEASKPPKKSNKEEDDTVTSRAAPAKKPKTKKAEGDAEATSDPTEATETTKSKAAKTTKKAEKTEKASRSKAAKADGEAPASKTTGKRAKKPTD; encoded by the exons ATGCCTCCTAAGAAGCCCGCAGCGGACTCTACTGACGCGTCTGCGCCGTCCCCCAGCAAAGCCCCggtggaagagacagatgaGCCAAAATCAG GTGCTGCGGCGCTGCGTAAAATGGCAACTCATCCCTCCACTGCAGTCATGGTGCAGGAGGCGCTGAAAGAGTTGGACTCACGCAAAGGGGTTTCCTCACAAGCCATTCAGAATTACATCAAACAGAAATACCCCTCTGTGGACTTGGTGAGGTTGAAGCACTTGGTGCGCAATGCTCTGAAGAAAGGAATCGAGAATGGCACGTTAGTGAGGCCTGCCAACGCCACGGTCACCACAGGCGCGGTGGGAAAGTTCCGG CTTGCACCCAAAGTCAAAGAATCAAAGCCGAAAAATGAGAACGCGGATCCTAACGTGCCAAAGGCACCAAAAGCAGCCAAAGAGGGAGCTAAGAAGCCTAAAAAAACAG GTgccacaaagaagaagaagaagaaggaggaggaggacactgCAGATGAAGAGACAAAGTCCTCAGAG GCCTCAAAACCTCCCAAAAagtcaaacaaagaagaagatgaCACTGTCACCTCAAGAGCTGCTCCAGCAAAAAAGCCAAAAACTAAGAAGGCAGAGGGGGACGCTGAGGCAACGTCTGATCcaacagaagccacagagacgaCTAAATCTAAAGCAGCAAAGACGACCAAGAAggcagaaaagacagaaaaggcATCTCGCAGCAAAGCTGCTAAAGCAGATGGTGAGGCCCCTGCCTCTAAAACTACTGGCAAGCGAGCAAAGAAGCCTACAGACTGA